A window of the Pseudomonas sp. B21_DOA genome harbors these coding sequences:
- a CDS encoding urate hydroxylase PuuD, giving the protein MEAHLLEWLNLSVRWVHMITGVAWIGASFYFVWLENNLNRVNPKTGLAGDLWAIHGGGIYHLEKYKLAPPSMPDNLHWFKWEAYFTWMSGIALLCVVFYSNPVLYLVAPGSGLSGPEGVAIGIGSLIVGWFVYDFLCDSALGKKPALLGFILFVLIIAAAYGFSKVFSGRGAYLHVGAIIGTIMVGNVFRIIMPAQRALVAAIAENRTPDPALPAKGLLRSRHNNYFTLPVLFIMISNHFPSTYGSQYNWLILAGIAVLAVLVRHYFNTRHDSHKFAWTLPVAAVGMICLAYVTGPMPMSNAPEVAKAPAKIEYQPLPETALGGGAKPAEAAQPAAPAAPAAAPAQASNAGPGFDKVHNVIQERCTVCHSSKPTSPLFSAAPAGVMFDTPEQIRQNAARIQAQAITTQIMPLGNITQMTQQERDLIGAWIAQGAQTN; this is encoded by the coding sequence GTGGAAGCACATCTGTTGGAATGGCTGAACCTGAGCGTGCGCTGGGTTCACATGATCACTGGCGTGGCCTGGATCGGCGCGTCGTTCTACTTCGTCTGGCTGGAGAACAACCTCAACCGCGTCAACCCGAAAACCGGTCTGGCCGGTGATCTGTGGGCGATCCACGGCGGCGGCATCTACCACCTGGAAAAATACAAACTGGCCCCACCGTCCATGCCGGACAACCTGCACTGGTTCAAGTGGGAAGCCTACTTCACCTGGATGTCGGGGATCGCGCTGCTGTGCGTGGTGTTCTACTCCAACCCCGTGCTCTACCTCGTGGCACCCGGCAGCGGCCTCAGCGGTCCTGAAGGTGTGGCCATCGGTATCGGCTCGCTGATCGTCGGCTGGTTCGTCTACGACTTCCTCTGCGATTCGGCCCTGGGCAAGAAACCTGCCCTGCTCGGCTTCATTCTGTTCGTCCTGATCATTGCCGCGGCCTATGGCTTCAGCAAAGTGTTCAGCGGTCGGGGTGCGTACCTGCACGTCGGCGCGATCATCGGCACCATCATGGTCGGCAACGTGTTCCGCATCATCATGCCGGCGCAACGCGCACTGGTGGCGGCGATCGCCGAGAACCGCACGCCGGATCCGGCGCTGCCGGCCAAGGGTCTGCTGCGTTCGCGACACAACAACTATTTCACCCTGCCAGTGCTGTTCATCATGATCAGCAACCACTTCCCGAGCACTTACGGCAGCCAGTACAACTGGTTGATCCTGGCCGGGATCGCGGTGTTGGCGGTATTGGTGCGTCACTACTTCAACACCCGTCACGACAGCCACAAGTTTGCCTGGACCCTGCCAGTGGCAGCGGTGGGCATGATCTGCCTGGCCTACGTCACCGGTCCGATGCCGATGTCGAACGCACCTGAAGTGGCCAAGGCACCGGCGAAAATCGAGTACCAACCGCTGCCGGAGACGGCATTGGGCGGTGGCGCGAAACCGGCCGAAGCGGCGCAACCTGCGGCACCCGCAGCCCCTGCGGCGGCACCTGCGCAAGCCTCGAATGCCGGCCCCGGTTTCGACAAAGTGCACAACGTGATTCAAGAGCGTTGCACGGTGTGCCATTCGTCCAAGCCGACCAGCCCGTTGTTCAGCGCAGCCCCGGCCGGTGTGATGTTCGATACCCCCGAGCAGATCCGCCAGAACGCCGCGCGCATTCAGGCGCAAGCCATCACCACACAGATCATGCCACTGGGCAACATCACCCAGATGACCCAGCAGGAACGTGACCTGATCGGTGCCTGGATTGCCCAGGGAGCGCAGACCAATTAA
- a CDS encoding ureidoglycolate lyase — MRTLTIEPLTKEAFAPFGDVIETDGSDHFMINNGSTMRFHKLATVETATPEDNAIISIFRADAQDMPLTVCMLERHPLGSQAFIPLLGNPFLIVVAPVGDAPVSGLVRAFVTNGRQGINYHRGVWHHPVLTIEKRDDFLVVDRSGTGNNCDEHFFKEDERLILAPTNKRRSDHSTTRVTGER; from the coding sequence ATGCGCACATTGACGATTGAACCGCTGACCAAAGAAGCCTTCGCCCCTTTCGGTGACGTGATCGAAACCGACGGCAGCGATCACTTCATGATCAACAACGGTTCGACCATGCGCTTCCACAAACTGGCGACGGTCGAAACCGCTACGCCTGAGGACAACGCAATCATCAGCATTTTCCGCGCCGACGCGCAGGACATGCCGCTGACCGTTTGCATGCTGGAACGCCATCCGCTGGGCAGCCAGGCTTTCATTCCGCTGCTCGGCAACCCCTTTCTGATCGTGGTCGCGCCAGTTGGCGATGCACCTGTATCAGGCTTGGTCCGCGCCTTCGTCACCAACGGCAGGCAGGGCATCAATTACCATCGCGGCGTCTGGCACCACCCGGTGCTGACGATCGAAAAGCGGGATGACTTCCTGGTGGTTGATCGCAGTGGCACAGGCAATAACTGCGATGAGCATTTTTTCAAAGAGGATGAGCGGTTGATCCTCGCCCCCACCAATAAGAGAAGGTCCGATCACTCGACAACAAGAGTGACGGGCGAGAGGTAA
- the alc gene encoding allantoicase, protein MKAYAVPFEKYVNLADARLGTKIISVTDDWFADANRLFQPNPAVWKEGVFDDNGKWMDGWESRRKRFEGYDSAVIRLGVPGSIKGVDIDTSFFTGNYPPSASLEACFLASGEPDENTQWTEVLSAVELQGNSHHYHEISNDQAFSHLRFNIYPDGGVARLRVYGIPFRDWSAVGDNEQVDLAAALNGGRALACSDEHFGRMSNILNPGRGINMGDGWETARRRTPGNDWVIVALGHPGEIEKIVVDTLHFKGNYPDTCSIQGAFVKGGTDSQIETQSLFWRELLPSQKLEMHAEHTFVEQIKALGPITHIRLNVFPDGGVSRLRVLGKVAKQG, encoded by the coding sequence ATGAAAGCTTACGCCGTACCTTTCGAAAAATACGTCAACCTGGCCGACGCCCGCCTGGGCACCAAGATCATTTCGGTCACCGATGACTGGTTCGCAGACGCCAATCGTCTGTTCCAACCGAACCCGGCCGTATGGAAGGAGGGCGTGTTCGATGACAACGGCAAGTGGATGGACGGCTGGGAGTCGCGCCGCAAGCGCTTCGAAGGTTACGACAGCGCGGTGATCCGTCTGGGCGTACCGGGCTCGATCAAAGGCGTGGACATCGACACTTCATTCTTCACCGGCAACTATCCGCCGTCGGCCTCGCTGGAAGCGTGCTTCCTGGCCTCGGGCGAGCCGGATGAAAACACCCAGTGGACTGAAGTGCTGTCGGCCGTCGAGCTGCAGGGCAACAGCCACCACTACCACGAAATCAGCAACGACCAGGCGTTCAGCCACCTGCGCTTCAACATCTACCCGGACGGCGGTGTTGCCCGTCTGCGCGTGTACGGCATTCCGTTCCGCGACTGGTCCGCTGTTGGCGACAACGAGCAAGTCGATCTGGCCGCAGCCCTTAACGGTGGCCGCGCCCTCGCCTGCTCCGACGAACACTTCGGCCGCATGAGCAACATCCTCAACCCGGGCCGTGGCATCAACATGGGCGACGGCTGGGAAACCGCACGTCGTCGTACGCCGGGCAATGACTGGGTGATCGTCGCGCTGGGTCATCCGGGCGAGATCGAGAAAATCGTCGTCGACACCCTGCACTTCAAAGGCAACTACCCGGACACCTGCTCGATCCAGGGCGCGTTCGTCAAGGGCGGCACCGACAGCCAGATCGAAACCCAGTCGCTGTTCTGGCGCGAACTGCTGCCAAGCCAGAAGCTGGAAATGCACGCCGAACACACCTTCGTCGAGCAGATCAAGGCACTCGGCCCGATCACCCACATCCGCCTGAACGTGTTCCCGGATGGTGGCGTGAGTCGCCTGCGTGTATTGGGCAAGGTCGCTAAACAAGGTTGA
- the uraD gene encoding 2-oxo-4-hydroxy-4-carboxy-5-ureidoimidazoline decarboxylase, producing the protein MSRFQTLQPSTLSRDAFVKAFADIYEHSPWVAEKAYDLGADASIDEIETLHQRMSDILLSADHASQLALINAHPDLAGKAAVQGQLTEASTNEQAGAGIHQCTAEEFQRFTELNDAYKAKFKFPFIMAVKGSNRHQILAAFETRINNSVEAEFKCALAEINKIALFRLLTL; encoded by the coding sequence ATGAGCCGCTTTCAAACCCTGCAACCGTCGACCCTGAGCCGCGACGCTTTCGTCAAAGCCTTCGCCGACATCTACGAACATTCGCCATGGGTGGCCGAAAAGGCCTACGACCTCGGTGCGGACGCTTCGATCGACGAGATCGAAACCCTGCACCAGCGCATGAGCGATATCCTGTTGAGCGCCGATCATGCCAGCCAGCTGGCCCTGATCAACGCTCACCCGGACCTGGCCGGCAAAGCCGCCGTCCAGGGCCAACTGACCGAAGCCAGCACCAATGAACAGGCTGGCGCCGGTATTCACCAATGCACGGCCGAAGAGTTCCAGCGCTTCACCGAGCTGAACGACGCCTACAAAGCCAAGTTCAAGTTTCCCTTCATCATGGCGGTAAAAGGCAGCAACCGGCATCAGATCCTCGCGGCGTTCGAAACGCGCATCAACAATTCGGTGGAAGCCGAGTTCAAATGCGCGCTGGCGGAGATCAACAAGATTGCCCTGTTCCGTTTACTGACTCTTTAG
- the puuE gene encoding allantoinase PuuE — protein sequence MSADYPRDLIGYGSNPPHPHWPGNARIALSFVLNYEEGGERNILHGDKESEAFLSEMVAAQPLQGARNMSMESLYEYGSRAGVWRILKLFKEFDIPLTIFAVAMAAQRHPDVIRAMVDAGHEICSHGYRWIDYQYMDEAQEREHMLEAIRILTELTGERPLGWYTGRTGPNTRRLVMEEGGFLYDCDTYDDDLPYWEPNNPTGKPHLVIPYTLDTNDMRFTQVQGFNKGDDFFEYLKDAFDVLYAEGAEAPKMLSIGLHCRLIGRPGRLASLKRFIEYAKSHEQVWFSRRVDIARHWQETHPYQGTAK from the coding sequence GTGAGCGCTGACTACCCACGCGACCTGATCGGTTACGGCAGTAACCCTCCTCACCCACACTGGCCGGGCAATGCCCGGATCGCTTTGTCCTTCGTGCTCAATTACGAAGAAGGTGGCGAGCGCAACATTCTGCACGGCGACAAGGAGTCTGAAGCCTTCCTTTCTGAAATGGTTGCTGCTCAGCCGCTGCAAGGCGCGCGCAACATGAGCATGGAATCGCTTTACGAGTATGGCAGCCGTGCCGGCGTCTGGCGGATTCTGAAACTGTTCAAGGAATTCGACATTCCGCTGACCATCTTCGCCGTGGCCATGGCCGCCCAGCGTCACCCGGACGTGATCCGCGCGATGGTCGATGCCGGTCACGAAATCTGCAGCCACGGCTACCGCTGGATCGACTATCAGTACATGGATGAAGCGCAGGAACGCGAGCACATGCTCGAAGCGATCCGCATCCTCACCGAACTGACCGGCGAACGTCCGCTGGGCTGGTACACCGGCCGCACCGGGCCGAACACCCGTCGGCTGGTCATGGAAGAAGGCGGTTTCCTCTACGACTGCGACACCTACGACGACGACCTGCCCTACTGGGAACCGAACAACCCGACCGGCAAGCCGCATCTGGTGATCCCCTACACCCTCGACACCAACGACATGCGCTTCACGCAAGTGCAGGGTTTCAACAAGGGTGACGATTTCTTTGAATATCTCAAAGACGCCTTCGATGTGCTTTACGCCGAGGGTGCCGAAGCGCCGAAAATGCTCTCGATCGGTCTGCACTGCCGGTTGATCGGCCGTCCCGGTCGCCTCGCTTCGCTCAAGCGCTTTATCGAATACGCCAAAAGTCATGAACAGGTGTGGTTCAGCCGTCGCGTCGACATCGCGCGCCACTGGCAAGAAACCCACCCGTACCAAGGGACTGCAAAATGA
- the uraH gene encoding hydroxyisourate hydrolase: protein MGRLTTHVLDAAHGCPGSSIKVELYRVEGSQLELVASATTNSDGRVDAPLLQGDDYRTGVYQVQFHAGDYYRARGVQLPEPAFLDVVVLRFGISAEQEHYHVPLLISPYSYSTYRGS, encoded by the coding sequence ATGGGACGTTTGACAACACACGTTTTGGACGCTGCACACGGTTGCCCGGGCAGCTCGATCAAGGTCGAGCTGTACCGCGTTGAAGGATCGCAGCTGGAATTGGTCGCCAGTGCGACAACCAACAGCGATGGCCGGGTCGACGCACCGTTGCTGCAAGGCGACGATTATCGCACTGGCGTTTATCAGGTGCAGTTCCACGCCGGCGATTACTACCGCGCCCGCGGTGTGCAACTGCCCGAGCCGGCATTTCTCGACGTAGTGGTGTTGCGTTTCGGCATCTCCGCCGAGCAGGAGCACTATCACGTGCCCCTGCTGATTTCGCCTTACAGCTATTCCACGTATCGGGGCAGCTGA